From a single Rosa rugosa chromosome 7, drRosRugo1.1, whole genome shotgun sequence genomic region:
- the LOC133722928 gene encoding pentatricopeptide repeat-containing protein At2g36240-like — translation MCCLARLYDYYGLVEVLCRKRNLGRALEVVDELWRTRNVPSLLIARNTLVEGLRRSARIDEPLEVMERMLEEGMIPDIVIFNCLLQDLCNLGRTEEADNLRLLSLSKGLELDGMAYFGGWVFKRREKESVKVVVDEMLDRGFIPDLLATYNRLVDG, via the coding sequence ATGTGTTGCCTAGCTAGATTGTATGATTATTATGGTCTTGTTGAAGTGCTTTGTAGGAAAAGAAATTTGGGTAGAGCGTTGGAGGTGGTGGATGAGCTGTGGAGGACAAGAAATGTTCCGAGCTTATTGATTGCTCGTAACACTTTGGTTGAGGGTTTGAGGAGGTCAGCGAGGATCGATGAACCTTTAGAAGTGATGGAAAGGATGCTTGAAGAGGGTATGATTCCAGATATTGTGATTTTTAATTGCCTCCTTCAAGATCTTTGCAATTTGGGGAGAACTGAGGAAGCTGATAACCTTAGGTTGTTGTCTTTGAGTAAAGGCTTGGAGCTAGACGGCATGGCTTATTTTGGTGGTTGGGTATTCAAGAGAAGGGAAAAAGAATCGGTGAAAGTGGTGGTGGATGAGATGCTTGATAGGGGATTTATACCTGATCTGCTTGCTACATATAATAGGTTGGTTGATGGATAA
- the LOC133722929 gene encoding aspartic proteinase CDR1-like, producing MATPYHSLSTFATSIVIISLLVISHAQDNVPHHGDVISLNMIHRDTPSSPLYNSSLTKWQRVSNALRRSRDRINRFISSEDGSPDHLIYSQGEYLVNISIGTPPRTFIGIADTGSDLIWTQCMPCRECFEQNPPLFDPAYSSTYRELSCMSDECNLLSGAASCSSNSSSCDYQYSYGDGSHTTGNLSLDTVTLDSTSIPTIFGCGHHNGGVFSGIESGIVGLGRGAVSFISQIGAYLVGGKYFSHCLVPNPTMSFLSNNSNPISSSKMYFGRLNTSSGPEVVTTPLLSTGDSATQTFYYLELQGISVGANNITLDADAKAFKGNMIIDSGTTLTYLPELLYDRFKSAIREALKDRYLEVKQDPTGSGLCFLTKYDILPGPNVTLHFNGADVKLKSTNTFIRMDDETVCLAFSPSSGVGIYGNWAQINYLVGYDLDNKTVSFQPTDCTTS from the coding sequence ATGGCGACGCCATATCATTCGCTTTCCACCTTTGCAACTTCGATTGTTATTATCTCTCTCTTAGTTATCTCTCACGCACAAGATAATGTCCCTCACCATGGCGATGTAATTAGCCTCAACATGATCCATCGTGACACACCATCTTCTCCCTTATACAATTCGTCGTTAACTAAATGGCAACGAGTAAGCAATGCCTTGCGACGTTCACGTGATCGCATCAACCGTTTCATCTCATCAGAAGATGGATCGCCTGATCATCTAATCTATAGCCAAGGAGAGTACCTGGTGAACATATCAATAGGTACACCACCAAGAACTTTCATTGGAATTGCTGACACCGGAAGCGATCTTATATGGACACAATGCATGCCATGCAGGGAATGTTTCGAGCAAAACCCTCCTCTCTTCGATCCAGCTTATTCATCAACTTATAGAGAGCTCTCTTGTATGTCCGACGAATGTAATCTGCTAAGCGGAGCCGCCTCTTGTTCCAGTAATTCAAGCTCTTGTGACTATCAATATTCATATGGTGACGGGTCTCATACCACAGGAAATCTATCCCTGGACACTGTTACTTTGGATTCCACATCCATTCCCACTATATTTGGTTGCGGACACCATAATGGAGGAGTGTTCAGTGGGATCGAGTCAGGAATTGTTGGATTAGGCCGCGGAGCTGTGTCGTTTATCTCCCAAATAGGGGCTTATTTGGTTGGCGGGAAATATTTCTCTCATTGCTTGGTTCCTAATCCTACAATGTCTTTCCTGTCTAATAACTCTAATCCAATCTCCTCAAGCAAGATGTATTTTGGTCGACTTAATACTTCATCAGGTCCTGAAGTGGTCACCACCCCTTTGCTTTCGACAGGTGATAGCGCCACTCAGACCTTTTATTACCTTGAGCTTCAAGGCATTAGTGTTGGAGCCAACAATATCACACTTGATGCAGATGCCAAGGCCTTTAAGGGTAACATGATCATAGACTCAGGGACTACCTTAACGTACTTACCGGAGTTGCTTTATGACAGGTTCAAATCAGCAATTAGAGAGGCACTTAAAGATCGATATCTGGAGGTGAAGCAAGATCCGACTGGTTCTGGACTTTGTTTCTTGACTAAATATGATATTCTTCCTGGCCCCAATGTCACTCTCCATTTTAATGGTGCAGATGTGAAGCTAAAATCTACCAACACTTTTATTAGGATGGATGATGAGACTGTTTGCTTAGCATTCTCCCCAAGTAGCGGTGTCGGAATCTATGGCAATTGGGCACAGATAAACTACTTGGTAGGATATGACCTAGATAACAAGACTGTCTCCTTCCAGCCAACTGATTGTACAACTAGCTAG